One Halomonas sp. M4R1S46 genomic window carries:
- a CDS encoding SulP family inorganic anion transporter: MLKRYLPILTWLPHYNRRLCGADLLAGTIVTIMVIPQSLAYAILAGLPAVVGLYASILPLLAYTLLGTSRTLAVGPVAIIALMTGAALAGVAPPGSPEYLQAALVLSLLSGAMLAIMGLLRMGFFANFLSHPVIGGFLSASGLLIATSQLSHLLGIDTGGYDALTLAASLVRHLDAVHGPTLAMGIGTLAFLVAVRRLGRPALTRLGLPTGLAGLITRAGPVFAVVATALISWWLGLAERGVAVVGSVPAGLPPLTLPPFEAALWRELLVPALLISVVGFVESISMAQMLAAKRRERISPNQELIGLGGANLAAAFSAGMPVTGGLSRTVINYESGARTPMAGLFAAIGIGLVTLALTPLLYHLPVATLAATITVAILTLVDIPLIRQTWRYSRSDFSAMAVTMVLTLVEGVEAGIISGVLLSIMLFLYRTSRPHSALVGRIPGTEHFRSVLRHDTETVSHLALLRIDESLYFANARYLEDTLYALVASRPELEHVVLICSAVNLIDASALESLDAINARLKDSRVTLHLAEVKGPVMDQLKKSHFLDALAGRVFLSTYAAWTELRRPTQ; encoded by the coding sequence ATGCTCAAACGCTACCTGCCGATTCTGACCTGGCTGCCCCACTACAACCGCCGCCTGTGCGGTGCCGACCTGCTGGCCGGCACCATCGTCACCATCATGGTGATTCCCCAGTCCCTGGCCTACGCCATCCTGGCCGGCCTGCCGGCGGTGGTCGGGCTCTATGCCAGCATCCTGCCGCTGCTCGCCTACACCCTGCTCGGCACCAGCCGCACCCTGGCGGTGGGGCCGGTGGCCATCATCGCCCTGATGACCGGTGCGGCGCTGGCCGGCGTGGCCCCCCCGGGCTCGCCGGAGTACCTGCAGGCCGCTCTGGTGCTGTCGCTGCTCTCCGGGGCGATGCTGGCGATCATGGGCCTGCTGCGCATGGGCTTCTTCGCCAACTTCCTGAGCCACCCGGTGATCGGCGGGTTCCTGTCGGCCTCGGGCCTGCTCATCGCCACCAGCCAGCTGTCCCACCTGCTCGGCATCGACACCGGTGGCTACGACGCCCTGACCCTGGCGGCTAGCCTGGTGCGACACCTCGACGCGGTGCACGGCCCGACCCTGGCCATGGGGATCGGCACCCTGGCCTTCCTGGTCGCCGTGCGACGCCTCGGCCGCCCGGCCCTGACACGCCTGGGCCTGCCGACGGGCCTCGCCGGCCTGATCACCCGGGCCGGCCCGGTCTTCGCGGTCGTCGCCACCGCCCTGATCAGCTGGTGGCTGGGGCTCGCCGAGCGGGGCGTGGCGGTGGTCGGCAGCGTGCCGGCCGGCCTCCCGCCGCTGACCCTGCCCCCCTTCGAGGCGGCGCTGTGGCGGGAGCTGCTGGTACCGGCGCTGCTGATCAGCGTGGTGGGCTTCGTCGAGTCGATCTCCATGGCACAGATGCTCGCCGCCAAGCGGCGCGAGCGCATCTCGCCCAACCAGGAGCTGATCGGGCTGGGCGGCGCCAACCTCGCCGCGGCCTTCTCCGCCGGCATGCCGGTCACCGGGGGGCTCTCGCGCACCGTCATCAACTACGAGTCCGGGGCGCGCACGCCCATGGCCGGCCTCTTCGCAGCCATCGGCATCGGCCTGGTCACGCTGGCCCTGACCCCGCTGCTCTACCACCTGCCGGTGGCGACCCTGGCCGCCACCATCACCGTGGCCATCCTGACCCTGGTGGACATCCCGCTGATCCGCCAGACCTGGCGCTATTCGCGCAGCGACTTCTCGGCCATGGCGGTGACCATGGTGCTGACGCTGGTGGAGGGGGTCGAGGCCGGCATCATCAGCGGCGTGCTGCTGTCGATCATGCTCTTCCTGTATCGCACCAGCCGGCCCCATAGCGCCCTGGTGGGGCGGATCCCCGGCACCGAGCACTTTCGCAGCGTGCTGCGCCACGACACCGAGACGGTCAGCCACCTGGCCCTGCTGCGCATCGACGAGAGCCTCTACTTCGCCAATGCCCGCTACCTGGAGGACACCCTCTACGCCCTGGTGGCGAGCCGCCCCGAACTGGAACATGTCGTGCTGATCTGCTCCGCGGTGAACCTGATCGATGCCTCGGCACTCGAGAGCCTGGACGCCATCAATGCCCGGCTGAAGGACTCCCGGGTCACCCTGCACCTGGCCGAGGTGAAGGGCCCGGTGATGGACCAGCTCAAGAAGAGCCACTTCCTCGACGCGCTCGCCGGACGGGTCTTCCTCAGCACCTATGCGGCCTGGACCGAACTGCGCCGCCCGACGCAATGA
- a CDS encoding NAD(P)/FAD-dependent oxidoreductase has product MTHDVPPVDRAPVLLVGAGHAHLHLIQQRRRLPAADVMLVDPGSFWYSGLASGVLGGQYPPGEDRLDPARLARRHGVRALRGRLSGLDARRREALLADGRRLPFSVLSFNLGSRTPCPAPHPRGPTAWAVKPIPCLVALHHRLAREFAAGRQPRIVVVGGGASGVEVACNLWALARHHGTPADIRLVTRGQRLLEGAPERAVAWLARLLERRGIRVSTGLEVRGHAAGGLMVAAFDQPWGEDSFRYLEADHVVHAAGLAPPEVVDGLGLPTLAGRGLAVTDALQSPQAPWAFAAGDCAAMLHQRLPRLGVYGVRQAPVLLANIAAHLTGGALQSYRPQPRALAILNLGQGQALAIRGRRWWGGRLAMVWKRWLDARFLAGYR; this is encoded by the coding sequence ATGACTCACGATGTCCCGCCCGTCGACCGGGCACCGGTGCTGCTGGTCGGCGCCGGTCATGCTCATCTCCACCTGATCCAGCAGCGCCGGCGCCTGCCGGCCGCGGACGTCATGCTGGTCGATCCGGGGAGCTTCTGGTATTCGGGCCTGGCAAGCGGCGTCCTCGGCGGCCAGTACCCGCCGGGGGAAGACCGCCTGGACCCCGCGCGCCTCGCCAGGCGCCATGGGGTCCGGGCCCTGCGCGGCCGCCTGAGCGGGCTCGACGCCCGGCGCCGCGAGGCGCTGCTCGCCGACGGCCGCCGCCTGCCCTTCTCGGTGCTGTCGTTCAACCTCGGCTCGCGCACGCCCTGCCCCGCCCCCCATCCCCGGGGACCCACCGCCTGGGCGGTGAAGCCGATTCCGTGCCTGGTGGCCCTGCATCATCGCCTGGCCCGCGAATTCGCCGCGGGCCGTCAGCCGCGCATCGTGGTGGTCGGCGGCGGTGCCAGCGGCGTGGAGGTGGCCTGCAACCTGTGGGCCCTGGCGCGACATCACGGCACCCCAGCCGATATCCGGCTGGTGACCCGCGGCCAGCGTCTGCTGGAAGGAGCCCCCGAACGGGCCGTGGCCTGGCTCGCGCGCCTGCTCGAGCGCCGCGGGATCCGGGTGTCCACGGGCCTCGAGGTGCGGGGCCATGCCGCCGGCGGCCTCATGGTCGCCGCCTTCGACCAGCCCTGGGGCGAGGACAGCTTCCGCTACCTCGAGGCCGACCACGTGGTGCATGCCGCCGGGCTGGCCCCTCCCGAGGTCGTCGACGGCCTGGGGCTGCCGACCCTGGCCGGTCGCGGCCTGGCCGTCACCGACGCCCTGCAGAGCCCGCAGGCCCCCTGGGCCTTCGCCGCCGGCGATTGTGCGGCGATGCTCCACCAGCGTCTGCCCCGTCTGGGCGTCTACGGCGTCCGCCAGGCGCCGGTGCTGTTGGCCAATATCGCCGCCCACCTGACGGGCGGCGCCCTGCAGTCCTATCGCCCCCAACCCCGCGCCCTGGCGATCCTCAACCTCGGCCAGGGACAGGCGCTGGCCATTCGCGGTCGGCGCTGGTGGGGCGGCCGGCTCGCCATGGTCTGGAAGCGCTGGCTGGATGCCCGCTTCCTGGCCGGCTACCGCTGA
- a CDS encoding TRAP transporter substrate-binding protein, which translates to MTVRQPPLTRLASAIALGVGLATLGLDAQAATEWDMPTPYGDRTFHTVNIREFADDVREATDGELDITVHSNGSLIGHAEIKNSVRRGIVPIGELIMSRLANENPIFEVDSVPYLASSYEDARTLWEASREVIAEELAEQRLRLLFAVPWPPQGIYTQQEIDDPEDLQNLSMRAYNAASERLAQLAGAVPTQVEVPDIPTAFSTGRVGAMITSPATGADTKAWDYLSHFNHAQLWLPKNMVIVSERAFARLDEATRQAVLEAATAAEERGWDMSRQETDEALKVLEENGITVTTPTPELAARLEEIGATMTEEWAERAGEQGAAILEAYRASQE; encoded by the coding sequence ATGACCGTCCGCCAACCGCCGCTGACCCGGCTCGCCTCTGCCATCGCGCTGGGTGTGGGCCTGGCCACCCTGGGCCTCGACGCCCAGGCCGCCACCGAATGGGACATGCCGACGCCCTACGGCGACCGCACCTTCCATACCGTCAATATCCGCGAATTCGCCGACGACGTCCGTGAGGCCACCGATGGCGAGTTGGACATCACCGTGCATTCCAACGGCTCGCTGATCGGCCATGCCGAGATCAAGAACTCGGTGCGCCGCGGCATCGTGCCCATCGGCGAGCTGATCATGTCGCGGCTGGCCAACGAGAACCCCATCTTCGAGGTCGACTCGGTGCCCTACCTGGCATCGAGCTATGAGGACGCCCGCACCCTGTGGGAGGCCTCCCGGGAGGTCATCGCCGAGGAGCTCGCCGAGCAGCGCCTGCGCCTGCTGTTCGCCGTGCCCTGGCCGCCCCAGGGGATCTACACCCAACAGGAGATCGACGACCCCGAGGATCTGCAGAACCTGAGCATGCGCGCCTACAATGCCGCCAGCGAGCGGCTCGCCCAACTGGCCGGCGCCGTGCCGACCCAGGTCGAGGTCCCGGACATTCCCACAGCCTTCAGCACCGGCCGCGTCGGCGCCATGATCACCTCCCCGGCCACCGGCGCCGACACCAAGGCGTGGGACTACCTGAGCCACTTCAACCATGCCCAGCTATGGCTGCCCAAGAACATGGTGATCGTCAGCGAGCGTGCCTTCGCGCGCCTCGACGAGGCCACCCGGCAGGCGGTGCTGGAGGCCGCCACCGCCGCCGAGGAGCGCGGTTGGGACATGAGCCGCCAGGAGACCGACGAGGCGCTGAAGGTGCTCGAGGAAAACGGCATCACGGTGACCACGCCGACGCCGGAACTCGCCGCCAGGCTGGAGGAGATCGGCGCCACCATGACCGAAGAGTGGGCCGAGCGCGCCGGCGAGCAGGGCGCCGCCATCCTCGAGGCCTACCGGGCCAGCCAGGAGTGA
- the rarD gene encoding EamA family transporter RarD yields the protein MIPTATDAEAAKGVGFGLAAYLMWGCFPLFFALLEGVPSYEILIHRVLWSCLFLAGLIVLLRRWSPVRQALRQPRRLGRVLGCAVLIAVNWGLYIYAVESRQVLQASLGYFLTPLVNVALGMLVLRERMVRLQALAVVLAGVAIALQLAILGELPWISLTLALSFGTYGLLRKQVPLDGLSGLFVETLLLLPFGLLALAWLGQAGQSHFLADGHTTALLVTSGVITALPLLAFAGAARRLRLATLGFLMYLNPSLQFFIALLVFREPLTSVQLATFGLIWIGLALYSWSAWQGRPRQAART from the coding sequence ATGATCCCGACCGCCACCGACGCCGAGGCCGCCAAGGGGGTGGGCTTCGGTCTCGCCGCCTACCTGATGTGGGGCTGCTTCCCGCTGTTCTTCGCCCTCCTCGAGGGCGTGCCTTCCTACGAGATCCTCATCCATCGGGTGCTCTGGTCGTGCCTCTTCCTGGCCGGGCTGATCGTGCTGCTGCGCCGCTGGTCGCCGGTCCGCCAGGCCCTGAGGCAGCCGCGGCGACTCGGCCGGGTGCTCGGCTGCGCGGTGTTGATCGCCGTCAACTGGGGCCTGTACATCTATGCGGTGGAGAGCCGTCAGGTGCTCCAGGCCAGCCTCGGCTACTTCCTCACGCCCCTGGTCAACGTGGCCCTGGGGATGCTCGTGCTGCGCGAGCGCATGGTGCGCCTGCAGGCCCTGGCGGTGGTGCTGGCCGGCGTGGCCATCGCCCTGCAACTGGCGATACTCGGCGAACTGCCCTGGATCAGCCTGACCCTGGCCCTGTCCTTCGGCACCTATGGGCTGCTGCGCAAGCAGGTCCCCCTGGATGGCCTGTCGGGCCTGTTCGTCGAGACCCTGCTGCTGCTGCCCTTCGGGCTGCTGGCGCTGGCTTGGCTCGGCCAGGCCGGCCAGTCCCACTTCCTCGCCGACGGCCACACCACCGCCCTGCTGGTGACCAGCGGGGTGATCACCGCCCTGCCGCTGCTGGCCTTCGCAGGGGCGGCGCGGCGCCTGCGGCTGGCGACCCTGGGGTTCCTGATGTACCTGAACCCGAGCCTGCAGTTCTTCATCGCCCTGCTGGTGTTCCGCGAGCCGCTGACCTCGGTCCAGCTGGCGACCTTCGGCCTGATCTGGATCGGCCTGGCCCTGTACTCCTGGTCGGCCTGGCAGGGTCGCCCGCGGCAGGCCGCCAGGACCTGA
- a CDS encoding 5-oxoprolinase subunit PxpA: MKSLLLNADMGESFGPWVMGLDHEVMPHVDLANVACGFHASDPDVIRKTVRLARQHGVTVGAHPAYPDMVGFGRRSMACSPEEIENLVLYQVGALAGLCRAEGMSVGYIKPHGALYNDMMRDPEILAAVMRALVAYDADLPLMVMATRDPSAARELADEHRVTLWFEAFADRAYDGEGRLVSRREPGAVHHDTEVIVDQARRIARGEPLVARDGSELVLAADTLCVHGDNAESIAAIKAIRAALRDSGRAG; encoded by the coding sequence ATGAAATCTCTGCTCCTCAATGCCGACATGGGGGAAAGCTTCGGGCCCTGGGTGATGGGGCTGGACCATGAGGTCATGCCCCACGTCGACCTGGCCAACGTGGCCTGTGGCTTTCATGCCTCCGACCCCGACGTGATTCGCAAGACCGTGCGCCTGGCACGCCAGCATGGCGTGACCGTGGGCGCCCACCCGGCCTATCCGGACATGGTGGGGTTCGGGCGTCGTTCGATGGCCTGCAGCCCCGAGGAAATCGAGAACCTGGTGCTCTATCAGGTCGGGGCCCTGGCGGGCCTGTGCCGGGCGGAGGGCATGTCCGTCGGCTACATCAAGCCCCACGGGGCGCTCTACAACGACATGATGCGCGACCCCGAGATCCTCGCCGCCGTGATGCGGGCGCTGGTGGCCTATGACGCCGACCTGCCGTTGATGGTCATGGCCACCCGGGATCCCTCCGCCGCGCGGGAGCTGGCCGACGAGCACCGCGTGACCCTGTGGTTCGAGGCCTTCGCGGACCGCGCCTACGATGGCGAGGGTCGGCTGGTCTCGCGCCGCGAGCCGGGCGCCGTGCATCACGACACCGAGGTCATCGTCGACCAGGCCCGGCGCATCGCCCGGGGGGAGCCGCTGGTCGCCCGCGACGGCAGCGAGCTGGTGCTGGCGGCCGACACCCTCTGCGTGCACGGTGACAACGCCGAGTCGATCGCCGCCATCAAGGCCATCCGCGCGGCCTTGCGCGACTCGGGGAGGGCAGGATGA
- a CDS encoding alpha/beta hydrolase: MLRVVAGLLATYCLVVLLLWGCQARLLYLPHVGREVVGTPTDIGLDWEPVRLRTSDDLSLAAWWVPAEPARATLLFFHGNAGNISHRLASIRQFHRLGLSILIVDYRGYGDSEGRPSEAGTARDARAAWQWLVERRGLAAEEIVLFGRSLGAGVAAELAAALPPDEGPAALILESAFRSVPKLGQRLYPFLPVRWVSRFDYDVERYVTQRSAPLLVIHSRDDEIIPFSEGEAVFEAAREPKELLVIHGGHNTGFLDSQPAYSTGIAAFLDEHLQTRRP; the protein is encoded by the coding sequence ATGCTGAGGGTCGTCGCTGGCCTCCTGGCCACATATTGCCTGGTGGTGCTGCTGCTCTGGGGCTGCCAGGCACGCCTGCTCTACCTGCCCCATGTGGGGCGCGAGGTCGTGGGGACGCCGACCGACATCGGCCTCGACTGGGAACCGGTGAGGCTGCGTACCAGCGACGACCTCAGCCTGGCGGCGTGGTGGGTGCCGGCCGAGCCGGCGCGGGCCACGCTGCTCTTCTTTCACGGCAATGCCGGCAACATCTCCCACCGCCTGGCGTCGATCCGCCAATTCCACCGGCTGGGGCTCTCGATACTGATCGTCGACTACCGCGGTTACGGGGACAGCGAAGGGCGCCCTTCAGAGGCAGGGACCGCGCGCGATGCGCGGGCGGCCTGGCAGTGGCTGGTCGAGCGCCGCGGCCTCGCCGCCGAGGAGATCGTGCTCTTCGGCCGTTCCCTCGGGGCGGGCGTGGCCGCGGAACTGGCCGCGGCGCTGCCGCCGGACGAGGGCCCGGCGGCGCTGATCCTGGAATCGGCGTTTCGCTCGGTGCCCAAGCTCGGCCAGCGGCTCTATCCCTTCCTGCCGGTTCGCTGGGTGTCGCGTTTCGATTACGATGTCGAGAGGTACGTGACCCAGCGCTCGGCACCGCTGCTGGTCATCCACAGCCGGGATGACGAGATCATCCCCTTCAGCGAGGGCGAGGCCGTCTTCGAGGCCGCCCGCGAGCCCAAGGAGCTGCTGGTCATCCACGGCGGCCACAACACCGGTTTCCTCGACAGCCAGCCGGCGTATTCCACCGGCATCGCCGCGTTTCTGGACGAGCACCTCCAGACGCGGCGTCCCTGA
- a CDS encoding biotin-dependent carboxyltransferase family protein yields the protein MTDAVPGLRVRRAGPLALLQDAGRFGVRRLGVTQGGPADLHGWAWANRLAGNDWGATALEVTFGGLALEAERDLTLAVCGGDLGATLDEAPLPLWRGLRVRAGQVVAFRQPVAGLRAYLAVAGGFRADPVLGSTACVVREGLGGHDGHGRSLAEGDRLAVGGAARGVRGEAAPPDVRPDYTAMPRLALLPGAQIGEFDGASLYRAFNAAWRVDDRADRMGVRLTGPRLHCRVETLISEGLGLGAVQVPPDGQPIALLNDRQTIGGYPRLGALTPLACARLAQCLPGQEVRLAAVAAERALAEHRRFRALFR from the coding sequence ATGACGGATGCGGTGCCGGGATTGCGCGTGCGCCGGGCGGGCCCGCTGGCGCTGCTGCAGGATGCCGGACGCTTCGGCGTGCGACGGCTGGGCGTGACCCAGGGCGGCCCCGCGGACCTGCATGGCTGGGCCTGGGCCAATCGCCTGGCGGGCAACGACTGGGGCGCGACGGCGCTGGAGGTCACCTTCGGCGGCCTGGCGCTCGAGGCGGAGCGCGACCTGACGCTGGCGGTCTGCGGGGGCGATCTGGGGGCGACTCTGGACGAGGCGCCGCTGCCGCTGTGGCGTGGGCTGCGGGTGCGGGCGGGGCAGGTGGTGGCCTTCCGCCAGCCGGTCGCCGGCCTGCGGGCCTACCTGGCGGTGGCCGGCGGCTTTCGCGCCGACCCGGTGCTCGGCAGCACGGCCTGTGTGGTTCGCGAGGGGCTGGGCGGCCACGACGGCCACGGGCGGTCGCTGGCGGAGGGGGATCGTCTGGCGGTCGGCGGCGCGGCGCGGGGCGTCCGCGGCGAGGCGGCGCCGCCCGACGTCCGGCCCGACTACACCGCGATGCCGCGTCTGGCCCTGCTGCCGGGGGCCCAGATCGGCGAGTTCGACGGGGCGAGCCTGTACCGCGCCTTCAACGCCGCCTGGCGGGTCGACGACCGGGCCGATCGCATGGGGGTGCGATTGACCGGTCCCCGGCTGCATTGCCGGGTGGAGACGCTGATCTCCGAGGGGCTCGGCCTGGGAGCGGTCCAGGTGCCCCCCGATGGCCAGCCCATCGCCCTGCTCAATGATCGTCAGACCATCGGCGGCTACCCGCGGCTGGGGGCGCTGACGCCGCTGGCCTGCGCTCGGCTGGCGCAGTGCCTGCCGGGCCAGGAGGTCCGGCTGGCGGCCGTCGCCGCCGAGCGGGCGCTGGCCGAGCATCGCCGCTTCCGCGCGCTCTTTCGCTGA
- a CDS encoding pseudouridine synthase: protein MRLDRFLSESTELTRGLAKRALSRGEVTVNGEPEKKGARHVGDEDRVTWNGVPLALVGLRHIMLHKPAGVECTARRGLYPRAVDLVEAPKAERLRPVGRLDVETTGLLLLTDDGQWSHRVTSPKRACAKVYRATLARPLAGEEAARAVAAFAEGVWLEGEEAATRPAELELVDAHRARLTITEGRYHQVRRMFAAIGNHVEALHRESVGALRLDPALAPGEWRDLTEQEVALF, encoded by the coding sequence ATGCGCCTGGATCGTTTCCTCTCGGAAAGCACCGAGCTCACCCGGGGACTGGCCAAGCGGGCCCTGTCCCGGGGCGAGGTGACCGTCAACGGCGAGCCCGAGAAGAAGGGCGCCCGGCACGTCGGCGATGAGGACCGTGTCACCTGGAACGGCGTGCCGCTGGCCCTGGTGGGCCTGCGCCACATCATGTTGCACAAGCCGGCCGGCGTGGAGTGCACCGCCCGCCGGGGCCTGTACCCGCGGGCGGTGGACCTGGTCGAGGCGCCCAAGGCGGAGCGGCTGCGGCCGGTGGGGCGGCTGGATGTCGAGACCACCGGACTGCTGCTGCTGACCGACGACGGCCAGTGGTCCCACCGGGTCACCTCGCCGAAGCGGGCCTGTGCCAAGGTCTACCGGGCGACCCTGGCGCGCCCGCTGGCGGGCGAGGAGGCCGCGCGGGCGGTGGCCGCCTTCGCCGAGGGCGTGTGGCTCGAGGGCGAGGAGGCCGCGACCCGCCCGGCCGAGCTCGAGCTTGTCGATGCCCATCGGGCCCGCCTGACCATCACCGAGGGGCGCTACCACCAGGTGCGACGGATGTTCGCGGCCATCGGCAACCATGTGGAGGCCCTGCATCGCGAATCGGTGGGGGCGTTGCGTCTCGATCCGGCGCTGGCGCCCGGCGAGTGGCGCGACCTCACCGAGCAGGAGGTGGCCCTGTTCTGA
- the pxpB gene encoding 5-oxoprolinase subunit PxpB — protein sequence MTAMRLPRLESAGLDGWLVRLFAEIDEANMPWLTALVRDCEAAFGEALVDLVPSYTTLLVVFDPLALSPGEARQRLAGVVASLRPDEAAEGTPLRELPTWYDPSVGPELARLAERSGLSVEQVVECHSAATYRVFALGFAPGFAFMGRVEERLACPRLETPRKRVPAGSVGIAGRQTAAYPLVSPGGWNLIGRTAAVLFDRDREGFSLLKVGDRVRFVPVTREAFTRLGGDDTAMEDKR from the coding sequence ATGACGGCCATGCGACTGCCGCGTCTCGAGTCCGCCGGCCTCGACGGCTGGCTGGTGCGCCTGTTCGCCGAGATCGACGAGGCCAACATGCCCTGGCTCACCGCCCTGGTGCGGGACTGCGAGGCGGCCTTCGGCGAGGCGCTCGTCGACCTGGTGCCGTCCTATACCACCCTGCTGGTGGTCTTCGACCCGCTGGCGCTCTCGCCCGGCGAGGCGCGCCAGCGGCTGGCGGGCGTGGTGGCGTCCCTGCGGCCCGACGAGGCGGCCGAGGGGACGCCGCTGCGGGAGCTGCCCACCTGGTACGACCCCTCGGTGGGCCCCGAGCTCGCCCGGCTCGCCGAGCGCAGCGGGCTGAGCGTGGAGCAGGTCGTCGAGTGCCACAGTGCTGCTACCTACCGGGTCTTCGCCCTGGGCTTCGCCCCGGGATTCGCCTTCATGGGCCGTGTGGAGGAGCGCCTGGCGTGCCCCCGGCTCGAGACGCCCCGCAAGCGCGTGCCCGCCGGCAGCGTGGGGATCGCCGGGCGCCAGACGGCGGCCTATCCGCTGGTCTCCCCGGGGGGCTGGAACCTGATCGGGCGCACCGCCGCGGTGCTCTTCGATCGGGACCGGGAGGGCTTCAGCCTGCTGAAGGTGGGCGACCGGGTGCGCTTCGTGCCCGTGACGCGGGAGGCCTTCACCCGACTGGGCGGCGATGATACGGCCATGGAGGACAAGCGATGA
- a CDS encoding amidohydrolase, with protein sequence MSELRTTLVQSDLRWEDPEANCRMLEETLGDLGGDETDLIVLPEMFATGFTMNSREMAEPMADSATVAWLQDQARRRGCVVTGSLAVVEDGDYFNRLVWARPDGSLVHYDKRHLFRMAGEHERYAMGHERVIVELKGFRVLLSVCYDLRFPVWLRQQPAPGEHFEYDALLCVANWPAPRRHPWRVLLQARAVENLCPVIGVNRVGEDAKGMAYAGDSMLVDAKGEALIDEPRDTPFVRTGRLSLDELADFREKFPAWRDADHFALADGVGV encoded by the coding sequence ATGAGCGAACTTCGAACCACCCTGGTGCAGTCCGACCTGCGCTGGGAAGACCCCGAGGCCAATTGCCGGATGCTCGAGGAGACCCTGGGCGATCTCGGCGGGGACGAGACCGACCTGATCGTCCTGCCGGAGATGTTCGCCACCGGTTTTACCATGAATTCCCGGGAGATGGCCGAGCCGATGGCCGACAGCGCCACCGTGGCCTGGCTGCAGGACCAGGCACGGCGACGCGGCTGCGTGGTGACCGGCAGCCTGGCCGTGGTGGAGGATGGCGACTACTTCAACCGGCTGGTCTGGGCGCGTCCCGATGGCAGCCTGGTGCACTACGACAAGCGCCACCTGTTCCGCATGGCCGGCGAGCACGAGCGCTACGCCATGGGCCATGAGCGGGTAATCGTCGAGCTGAAGGGCTTCCGAGTGCTGCTCAGCGTCTGCTACGACCTGCGCTTTCCGGTCTGGCTGCGCCAGCAGCCGGCCCCCGGCGAGCATTTCGAATACGATGCCCTGCTGTGCGTGGCCAACTGGCCCGCCCCGCGGCGCCATCCCTGGCGGGTCCTGCTGCAGGCCCGGGCCGTCGAGAACCTGTGCCCGGTGATCGGCGTCAACCGGGTGGGCGAGGATGCCAAGGGCATGGCCTATGCCGGCGACTCCATGCTGGTGGACGCCAAGGGCGAGGCCTTGATCGACGAGCCGCGCGACACCCCCTTCGTCAGGACCGGCCGCCTGTCGCTGGACGAGCTCGCCGACTTCCGCGAGAAGTTCCCGGCCTGGCGCGATGCCGACCACTTCGCTCTGGCCGACGGGGTGGGGGTCTGA
- the csiR gene encoding DNA-binding transcriptional regulator CsiR, translating into MDSTPKQNLGISAYTWLKHDIIRGVFQPGEKLLMSRLKERYDLGIGPLREALSQLVAERLVVAISQRGYRVAPMSREELADLYDARAQLEGLVLELAIERGDDSWEAEILAKAHTLAKVMEVRSPDEMLDVWDARHKAFHTAIAAGCNSPHLMQLRESLFDQVERYRHLWLQATVFSEEALERKRREHAALVEVILARDASRARPMMREHLMTPVPIILDVMQQRGLA; encoded by the coding sequence ATGGACAGCACCCCGAAACAGAACCTCGGCATCAGCGCCTACACCTGGCTCAAGCACGACATCATCCGCGGCGTCTTCCAGCCGGGCGAGAAGCTGCTGATGAGCCGGCTGAAGGAGCGCTACGACCTGGGCATCGGGCCGCTGCGCGAGGCGCTCTCGCAGCTGGTCGCCGAACGGCTGGTGGTGGCCATCAGCCAGCGGGGCTACCGGGTCGCGCCCATGTCCCGGGAGGAGCTCGCCGATCTCTACGACGCCAGGGCACAGCTCGAGGGACTGGTGCTGGAGCTGGCCATCGAGCGCGGCGACGACAGCTGGGAGGCGGAGATCCTGGCCAAGGCCCATACTTTGGCCAAGGTCATGGAGGTGAGGAGCCCGGACGAGATGCTCGATGTCTGGGATGCCCGCCACAAGGCATTCCATACCGCCATCGCCGCCGGCTGCAACTCGCCACACCTGATGCAGCTGCGCGAGAGCCTGTTCGACCAGGTCGAGCGCTACCGCCATCTCTGGCTGCAGGCCACCGTGTTCTCCGAGGAGGCCCTGGAACGCAAGCGTCGGGAGCACGCCGCCCTAGTCGAGGTCATCCTGGCGCGCGACGCCAGCCGGGCGCGGCCGATGATGCGGGAACACCTGATGACCCCGGTGCCGATCATCCTCGACGTCATGCAGCAGCGAGGCCTGGCCTAG